The following is a genomic window from Staphylococcus capitis subsp. capitis.
TACAAGTATCATTAAAATGCAAATAATTCGACTAAAGTGTTTCGATTCTTTATAAAATAACATGCCGATAATGGTACCGCCTGCGGTTCCTATAGCTGTCCAAATAGCATAAGCTGTGCCCATAGGTATTTCATGCATGGCAAGTTTTAAAGTGCTAAAGCTTAAAATAAAGGCGAGGCCAAGTAATATGATGAATAATTTATTTTGTGTACGTGATAATTCATTCAGTAGTACCACACCGATTATTTCTAAGCTTCCGGCTATTAAAAGAAAAATCCACGCCATCGTTATTGACCTCCTTCTTCATTTTCATTAGTAGTGAGTTTTAAGCCTATAATACCTGCAA
Proteins encoded in this region:
- a CDS encoding multidrug efflux SMR transporter, whose translation is MAWIFLLIAGSLEIIGVVLLNELSRTQNKLFIILLGLAFILSFSTLKLAMHEIPMGTAYAIWTAIGTAGGTIIGMLFYKESKHFSRIICILMILVAVVGLRLIG